TAAGTCACTGTAGTCAGTAAATCATCAATTACATCAAGATTTGTCCAAGAAACTCCGGCGAAAGTCGTTTTTACCATTCCAAATCAAAGACAGCTAATAATCTAACAAAGCTCGTCACCAGGATAACATTAAGGAACTGACCAGCCCGTTAACAGGCTAACGCTGCTTTGCTAACTTATGCTACTACCATCGTTGTAACGGGCAAAGTACGGCGTACAGTGTGCGATTTCCTTGCAAAATGACGACTATGCAACGCgctatttatatttatgtatttctcAGCACCAGCACCAATGCTTGTTTCGTACAACATAACAGCAAAGCTAAACATTGCTATTTGTCTGTGTCATTCTCCAAGGAAACAGGCCGGTTCCTTGGATAGCTGGATGTGCCTTTATCCGAAAGCTTATTATTGTTTCATGAAAAATTTTGTAGTTTGTAATTTAAACACATACACGTCAAACTACAATACATTTACCAATAGGACAGCAGAAATACAATAAAACGTATAAAACGGATTTAATAAGCAAACAAACCTCAACCTCATCCCAAACTGATCTGTCATTCAGAGACGCCATTTTGGAATTACTACTTTTGAGTATATTCGCGGACGAATTTGATACCCAGCATTCgtcaaataatatataattgTTTACCTtcagaaattttaaaaattagtttTTATGTATGAGAAATTATATGTTATATTTTTATCATAACATAACTAAGTAAATTGTTTGAagttaaattattataattatttaaaaaaaaaaaaccgcaaTCACAGCGAAAGTGCTGAAATTAACGTAGAAAAAGAGCATCCCCGTTCGTGGAAACTGGTGATCACGTGTTTCTGGGTTATGGTATAATGCAATCCTGCTCCTGGAGAGctgccaccctgcagagcttaggtgcagccctaatttaacacacctgatacagataatcaggcccttcatTTATATCTCAGTATGAGAACCAGCTTAACGTCAACATAGCTGACTCTAATACTGAGACATAAttgaagggcctgattatctgtatcaggtgtgttaaattagggctgtacCTAAGCTCTGGAGGGTGGTACCTCTCCAGGAGCAGGACTGGGCACCCCTGGTATAGTGAATATGTTCCAAATACATTTAACTTACATTCTGGATCATGTCTTGAGCTGTTTTAGCACCCTCTACGGTCATGTGGCAGCTAATGAGAACCGGTTCCATGGTTGATGAGAGTTGGTTATGATGTCCAATTTCTTCACAGCTGATATTTGTGGACCTTCTAAATAATGGCTATCTTTGTTGTGTCCTGAGGTCCTCAGTAATAGTGGCTCTCAGAAATATAACACTGCTGACCTGGTCCACAGCATCCACACTGAATTAATTTTAAGtcaattttttaatttgttcGGAGTTTACTCAACCATGAAATTCAAAAGAACCTAAAAGTCTGTTTATAAATGTGATGCACCAAGACATTTTTTACACAGCAGGAATGACTTCACAACTATTACTGCAGTCATTGGGTGACATGCAGCATTTTTTCTCCATCTCTTGTATATTCACCTGTTTTTCACAACTGCTCCTCCAGTACAGGATAATACTGACACAGAGCCAGTATCAGAAAATATGGCCATATTTCTGTGTTGCATGTTCAGCATGTTGTCAAATATTATATGTAGTGtcaatatttaaatgttatagAACTAATTTGACATGAAGTAGGTAAAACAGATATTTCACCTTTGGAAGGGCAAGACAAAGAAAACTTGCCAAGTCTAATCTAACGAGTTTaacccatatatatatattatatatttctgATAAAGACTTTTTCTTTATCACCACCCAGTCAGTGATCAAATTCATAATTAATCCACATGCTACTGTGTCCTAAGGACTGTCACTAAATTTAAACAGTCTTAAGATTAGCATTACGCAGGGCTAACATATGTCAAGATAATGTGATGTAACACTCCATAAAAGTGGATTCTCCACATTATTTACTAAAATTTTATTTCCTTCAATTGTTTCAATAAAAAGTCAAAACATATGATAACATATAAATCGAATAATCTTCCTCCAACAACCATTGTACATCCTCAGTTAACACACATCTTCAACATTGAAAGACAGAGTGAATGCTGCTCATGTTGTATCCATCTGATTAGGAGTGGGTAAGGCACGATTGGGGTCTAAGCTCCTGGAATCCATCAAACTGTCTGAGGTGGAAGTGACTCTCCGAGTGCCTGACCATCATACGCAATGCCACAAACCCTGTGACAGACTACAAGGAAAAGAAACAGAGATGACATACAGACTTCAATTATCCATCATTAAAATATCGGGAAAACTACCACCTTCTGAAATTCAACTTTTCTTTATACAGAGTCGTTTCAGTACACAGTGATTTTAATGAACATCCGAATACTTTCCTTAAATTATAATTGGCAACTAAATCTGAGATGGACAGGTACATGGGCATTCTTACTTCTATTAGTAGGAAGAGGGCCAGCACAATGTGAACTCCTCTCTCTAGAGGCTGAATAAGGATGGCTTCATTGAAAAGCTGGAACAAGGTCAGTGGGAACTGAAGAAGAAGAGTTAGGAGCCAGAATCCAGCTAGTTCTGGGACCTGCCACAAGTGGGAGACAAACAATCCATTTTTCAATAAcattgtttcagtttattttcACCTGATTATATACATAATGAGAATCTTTCTGATCATACAATCCTAGCTTGAACTTTACCCCATTATAATGTGATCTTtggttaaaaaacaaacattcttTAATGCAATTATTTGTGACCCATGTTTATAATAATCCCAGCATTTTCAGCAGTGGAGGATGACAGTGTACCTTCTCCTGCAGATTCCCAGCATAGCCCAGATAAAGCCTGATAGCCTCTATAAGTGTCATCAGAATGAGGACAGTAATGAGTATGAACTTGTAATAATCCGGTAGAGCTGGATACTGAAAAAGAACAGGCAAGAACACCAGGAGGCGAGGCAAGTCAAGGTAACAGACATGCAAACTTAAATGAGAAATGACAAATACATAGAGAGATCATTTTGTCTttaatctttttatttatttatacccCCAAACCAGTTGATTAAATCAGGCTGATTTGAATACCTTGAGGTGTAAAACGACAACTTCACTGACCCACCACAGAGGAAAGTAGTAGGCGTTGAAGTAGAGAGACATCTGAAGCGGGAGACAGGATATAACGTCATCGTCTGAAAAAGGAAAGAAGCGGATCGTGCGTCTATCCATCAATCTTACAGGCACACCTTGTGGCAACACTCTCAACACAAGTcacataataatataataatgtacTACCAGCATTTATAGTTTTATTGGTCCATTCTACAACTGCATAAAGTTGTTTATGATATTCTAAATAACTGAACCCTGATATTGCATTATCTTAAGTTAGTCAGCATTATGTAAACTACCCTGACAAAAATAAAGATTGTAGTTACAAGTGGCGCAAGGACATGTAACCTGCAAAGACTGAAAAAGTGAAACACGTATTTTCTGACGTGATTTGAATTCTATGCATGTAGGTAAATAAACAGTTATAATAAGGCGTTTCTCTTCGTGTTACGCCGGGCGGCATCAAAGTTTGCATGCTTTGCACGTATCGCCGTGGGGTTTCCTCGTGGGAACTCTCCCTTCTGGCTTCTCCTGTCCCCTCAGTCCAAAGCATAAGATTAACTGGAGTTACCGTACGTGTGAATGATGCGTGAGCCCAGTGATGGGCTGGCGCCCagttctgggttattccctgccattcGCGCGTAGCTTCCGCGACCCTACATAgaacaagcaggtatagaaaatggatggatgaatggatgtcgTATTAGTTAAATCTTTACTTACTGTGCCCTAATGACTTAAAACGATCTTCTGTACGACTTTGAGTTATGAACACAGTCCGAGAAAAGTCTCCCAAACGCTTCCTGATGGGCTCTGGGAGCTCCATATTTATTCAAAGCGACTGAGTGCTGGAAAAAGGCGCCATTTTGGCTCAGCCGTGCGGAATGTTATTACACTAACTGAACACACGGGGAGTCAAAATGTTAAGTGCATAAGAAATTTActaacgagaggaggccattcggcccataaagctcgtttggggagaacttaactaatagctcagagttgtgaaagtcttatctagctctgatttaaaggaacctagggtttagcttgcactacacgaacagggagactattccatactctaactacacactgtgtaaagaagtgcttcttcaaattcatttttaaatgttctcccgctaattttcGTCTTTCTTTGCGTGTGGTtttctgtaatttaaaaaatagcCTTTGTTGATAGTCATTCCATTTTTATTATCCAGCATTACATGAACTTGTCACCATTCAAAACCAATTAAATATTCCTTTATCTGTCACACACAAGCATTAATTTCTAAGGGAAAAAACCTAATACTAATCATGACACCCTTGAccatacc
The Paramormyrops kingsleyae isolate MSU_618 chromosome 13, PKINGS_0.4, whole genome shotgun sequence DNA segment above includes these coding regions:
- the tmem17 gene encoding transmembrane protein 17B — its product is MELPEPIRKRLGDFSRTVFITQSRTEDRFKSLGHNDDVISCLPLQMSLYFNAYYFPLWWVSEVVVLHLKYPALPDYYKFILITVLILMTLIEAIRLYLGYAGNLQEKVPELAGFWLLTLLLQFPLTLFQLFNEAILIQPLERGVHIVLALFLLIESVTGFVALRMMVRHSESHFHLRQFDGFQELRPQSCLTHS